A genomic window from Methanobrevibacter arboriphilus JCM 13429 = DSM 1125 includes:
- a CDS encoding ATP-binding cassette domain-containing protein, whose amino-acid sequence MKYAIETDSLTKKYGDFLAVNDLNMKIKNKSIFGFLGPNGAGKTTTIKMLTCLIKPTSGTATVGGYDVTKNPNEVRKKIGMVPQLVSLYKDLTAKENVELCADYYGLNEDEKEERIPELMELVDIKYAEDKLVKQMSGGQKQKVSVVASLIHRPDVLFLDEPTIGLDPTTKMVLWDLIAELNDHGHTIILCSHDMYEVEMLCENVGIMNLGELAAYDTPQGLKDNLMHKNELEVLKKMESLSSIGEFTEKESDELKSIEESLKHKSIPTALFDKDPDNHSPEYLAEIQKHSKEISIMIKNMNDKILEDIKKLDVVYHVTSNQTSDGTRLTIAVDRFAENSVSNVIAIVIKDDGNIKSINTRDPSLEDVFVDVTSKKAVDKTNINIIDE is encoded by the coding sequence TGATTTTCTTGCTGTTAATGACTTAAATATGAAAATAAAAAATAAAAGTATTTTTGGATTTTTAGGACCAAATGGAGCAGGTAAAACCACAACAATAAAAATGTTAACCTGTCTTATAAAGCCAACAAGTGGAACTGCAACAGTTGGAGGTTATGATGTTACTAAAAATCCAAATGAAGTAAGAAAGAAAATAGGAATGGTTCCACAGCTTGTTAGTCTTTATAAAGATTTAACAGCTAAAGAAAATGTAGAACTTTGTGCTGACTACTATGGACTCAATGAAGATGAAAAAGAAGAAAGAATCCCAGAACTCATGGAGCTAGTTGATATTAAGTATGCTGAAGATAAACTAGTTAAACAGATGTCTGGAGGTCAAAAACAAAAAGTATCCGTAGTAGCAAGTTTAATTCATAGACCAGATGTTTTATTTTTAGATGAACCAACAATAGGTTTAGATCCTACCACTAAAATGGTTTTATGGGATTTAATAGCTGAATTAAATGATCATGGCCATACTATAATCTTATGTTCTCATGATATGTATGAAGTAGAAATGTTATGTGAAAATGTTGGTATTATGAATTTAGGAGAATTAGCTGCATATGATACTCCTCAAGGATTAAAAGATAATTTAATGCATAAAAACGAGCTAGAAGTTCTTAAAAAAATGGAAAGCTTGTCCAGTATAGGAGAATTCACTGAAAAAGAATCAGACGAATTAAAATCAATTGAAGAATCATTAAAGCATAAAAGTATTCCTACAGCTCTTTTTGACAAAGATCCAGATAACCACAGCCCAGAATATCTTGCAGAAATACAGAAACATTCAAAAGAAATTAGTATAATGATTAAAAATATGAATGATAAAATTTTAGAAGATATCAAAAAATTAGATGTTGTTTATCATGTTACTTCTAATCAAACTAGTGATGGTACTAGATTAACCATAGCTGTTGATAGATTTGCTGAAAATAGTGTGAGTAATGTTATTGCAATCGTTATTAAGGATGATGGTAATATAAAATCAATTAATACTAGAGATCCTTCCTTGGAAGATGTTTTTGTAGATGTTACTAGTAAAAAAGCTGTTGATAAAACTAATATAAATATAATTGATGAATAA
- a CDS encoding ABC transporter permease encodes MEGKKFMWMLKKDLLSLWRHKPRLVSMFLFPIIMIVLFGYGMGGTIENVPIAVVDQSHGEMTDQTLMAVKNMSLFEVKNITSNVNLAKEMVNNGEVKAAIILPPNYDDTSTDQSKMVVLYLDSSDQIASQAIVPATQGLFSQLSAQIGAEKLASLEVQNTAMSPQSSSTNDNGATSTTNSLAADNSTVDSSEADNSISSNVNGIINSINLQINRIYGDIAYIDFLVPAVLAMTVMMSCMMGMGQSIAGERETGELARLFMTPTSITTVVGGKIFSKLIIEIAKALILLAAAILLFGITINGNIFLAIGVLILGALTFVGFGIMISATTQTQEDYTQIVMPFTMPMMFVSGVFYPIETMPWIFQKIAYLFPLTYLNDAMRGVMIKGAGIGDIWIDLLVLLGFLVFFFVAGVIRFDRDV; translated from the coding sequence ATGGAAGGAAAAAAATTTATGTGGATGCTTAAAAAGGATCTTTTATCCCTTTGGAGACATAAACCACGATTAGTATCAATGTTTCTTTTCCCAATAATAATGATAGTATTGTTTGGTTATGGTATGGGAGGAACTATAGAAAATGTTCCTATAGCTGTTGTAGATCAAAGTCATGGAGAAATGACAGACCAGACACTTATGGCAGTTAAAAATATGTCTCTTTTTGAAGTAAAAAATATTACTTCAAATGTGAATTTAGCAAAGGAGATGGTAAATAACGGAGAGGTGAAGGCAGCTATAATACTGCCGCCAAATTATGATGATACTAGCACGGATCAAAGTAAAATGGTAGTACTTTATCTAGATTCATCAGACCAAATAGCTTCCCAAGCCATAGTTCCAGCTACACAAGGATTATTTAGTCAGCTAAGTGCACAAATAGGTGCTGAGAAATTAGCTAGTTTAGAAGTTCAAAATACTGCAATGAGTCCTCAAAGTAGTTCTACAAATGATAATGGAGCAACCAGTACAACAAACAGTTTAGCAGCAGATAATTCAACAGTAGATAGCTCAGAAGCAGATAATTCAATTTCATCAAATGTTAATGGAATAATAAATTCTATAAACTTACAAATAAACAGAATATATGGAGATATTGCATATATTGACTTTTTAGTTCCAGCAGTTTTAGCTATGACAGTTATGATGTCATGTATGATGGGTATGGGGCAATCTATTGCAGGTGAGAGAGAAACAGGAGAATTAGCAAGATTATTTATGACTCCTACAAGTATCACAACTGTTGTAGGTGGAAAAATATTTTCAAAACTAATAATAGAAATTGCTAAAGCTCTAATACTGCTGGCAGCCGCGATTCTACTTTTTGGTATAACGATAAATGGAAATATTTTCTTAGCTATAGGGGTGCTCATACTTGGAGCATTAACATTTGTTGGGTTTGGAATAATGATTTCTGCAACTACACAAACACAAGAAGATTATACACAGATTGTAATGCCTTTCACTATGCCAATGATGTTCGTATCAGGGGTATTCTATCCAATAGAAACTATGCCATGGATTTTCCAAAAGATAGCTTATTTATTCCCATTAACTTATTTAAATGATGCTATGAGAGGAGTAATGATTAAAGGAGCAGGAATAGGAGATATATGGATTGATCTCTTAGTCCTTCTAGGATTTTTAGTATTTTTCTTTGTTGCAGGAGTTATAAGATTCGACAGAGATGTATAA
- a CDS encoding outer membrane protein assembly factor BamB family protein encodes MSKSMTNNFKKILIVMAILAIFINPIAGANNNWTMFQENVEHTGFIEEAGDFVSNLWIHSMNNPILSSPAIQDKIIYLASENGLLEAINMENGDTNWKYQLNGSVQASPVVKGDNLFIGANVDNNKGYMYNYNIENKKLSWKFEVSKPIESTATLTNDTIYFGADNGKVYALNTRDGSKLWEKEIGGKVKSSPTYVDGTVYVGSTNGVIFALNGNDGSQIWNYTTGDQVVASPNYGNGKVYIGSLDGTIYSLNGSDGSLAWKYDLGNKVNSSASLDLRNNNLYVGSDSDNLTCLDTRDGTFKWAYKTGEDVRTTPAIYEDKVVFGSNDGTQYILNKYTGNPELTYNPGIYLFNSPITSSSVIYGDVIFFAGNDGYLYSLDGDKLNTPISVFVYYTIIVIIVVLAVIIGLITFIKRRRK; translated from the coding sequence ATGTCAAAATCGATGACAAATAATTTTAAAAAAATTTTAATAGTAATGGCTATTCTTGCTATTTTTATAAATCCTATTGCAGGAGCTAATAATAATTGGACAATGTTTCAAGAAAACGTTGAACATACTGGCTTTATAGAAGAAGCAGGTGATTTTGTTTCAAATTTATGGATACATAGTATGAATAATCCTATATTATCTTCTCCAGCTATACAAGATAAAATAATATATCTAGCATCTGAAAATGGATTACTTGAAGCTATAAATATGGAAAATGGTGATACAAACTGGAAATATCAATTAAATGGAAGTGTCCAAGCATCTCCAGTTGTTAAAGGAGATAATCTATTTATAGGTGCAAATGTAGATAATAATAAAGGATATATGTATAATTATAACATTGAAAATAAAAAACTATCTTGGAAATTTGAGGTTTCAAAACCAATTGAATCTACCGCAACATTAACCAATGATACTATTTATTTTGGAGCAGATAATGGTAAAGTTTATGCTTTAAATACAAGAGATGGATCTAAGCTATGGGAAAAAGAAATAGGAGGAAAGGTAAAATCTTCACCAACATATGTTGATGGAACTGTCTATGTTGGTTCTACAAATGGAGTAATTTTCGCACTAAATGGAAATGATGGAAGCCAAATATGGAACTACACTACTGGAGATCAAGTAGTAGCTTCACCTAACTATGGAAACGGTAAAGTATATATAGGTTCTCTTGATGGAACAATCTATAGTTTAAATGGGTCAGATGGAAGCCTTGCTTGGAAATATGACTTGGGAAATAAAGTCAATTCATCTGCATCATTAGATTTAAGAAACAATAATTTGTATGTTGGTTCAGATAGTGATAATTTAACATGTTTAGATACTAGAGATGGTACTTTTAAATGGGCATATAAAACAGGAGAAGATGTTAGAACTACACCTGCTATATACGAAGATAAAGTTGTTTTTGGATCAAATGATGGAACTCAATATATCTTAAATAAATATACTGGAAACCCAGAATTAACCTATAATCCTGGAATTTATCTATTTAATTCCCCAATAACTTCTTCTTCAGTAATATACGGTGATGTAATATTTTTTGCAGGTAATGATGGATATTTATATTCATTAGATGGAGATAAATTAAATACACCAATTTCTGTATTTGTATACTATACTATAATTGTTATAATAGTTGTTTTAGCTGTAATAATAGGTTTAATAACTTTTATAAAAAGAAGAAGAAAATAA
- a CDS encoding aldo/keto reductase, whose translation MKYRKIEKNEDKLSVLGYGCMRFPKKNQSIDYEKTEKQIITAIEKGVNYFDTAYLYPKSEETLGKILKSNNCREKVKIATKIPVQTIKTREKMDEIFENQLKRLQTDYIDYYLIHNLIKFEEWENLKNLGILDFINSEKKKGRIINFGFSFHGNLHEFKKIIDDYGWEFCMIQYNYIDEHYQAGTEGLNYAASKNIGVIAMEPLRGGMLVEKLPKKAKKIIENFNVKRSPGEWGLRWVWDNPAIKVVLSGMNDDKIIEENINAASESSPNSLSLKEKQMLEKVKEEFKSKIKVECTNCAYCMPCPQGVDIPTCFSSYNDKSMFGGFKPQVMYVNATEDKSAAYKCTQCGVCEKKCPQEIAIIEELKNVSKSMDKWYYRLLGKIVKLIIYR comes from the coding sequence ATGAAGTATCGGAAAATAGAAAAAAATGAAGACAAATTATCTGTTTTAGGATATGGATGTATGAGATTTCCAAAGAAAAATCAATCAATTGATTATGAAAAAACAGAAAAACAGATCATCACCGCTATTGAAAAAGGCGTTAATTATTTCGATACTGCATATTTATATCCTAAAAGTGAAGAAACTCTTGGAAAGATTTTAAAATCAAATAATTGTAGAGAAAAAGTTAAAATTGCAACAAAAATCCCTGTTCAGACTATCAAAACTAGAGAAAAAATGGATGAAATTTTTGAAAATCAACTAAAAAGGCTACAAACTGATTATATAGATTACTACTTAATACATAATCTTATAAAATTTGAAGAATGGGAAAATCTTAAAAATCTTGGAATTTTAGATTTTATAAACTCTGAAAAAAAGAAAGGAAGGATAATAAACTTTGGTTTTTCATTTCATGGCAACTTACATGAATTTAAAAAAATAATCGATGATTATGGCTGGGAATTCTGTATGATACAATATAATTATATAGATGAACATTATCAAGCAGGAACTGAAGGATTAAATTATGCTGCATCAAAAAACATTGGAGTAATTGCAATGGAACCTCTAAGAGGAGGAATGTTAGTTGAAAAATTACCAAAAAAAGCAAAAAAAATTATTGAAAATTTCAATGTTAAAAGGTCTCCTGGAGAATGGGGATTAAGATGGGTTTGGGATAATCCAGCTATTAAGGTAGTTTTATCTGGAATGAATGATGATAAAATCATTGAAGAAAATATAAATGCTGCATCAGAATCTAGTCCAAATTCACTTAGTTTAAAAGAAAAACAAATGTTAGAAAAAGTTAAAGAAGAGTTTAAAAGTAAAATAAAGGTTGAATGTACTAACTGTGCCTATTGTATGCCATGCCCCCAAGGAGTTGATATACCTACTTGTTTTTCATCTTACAATGATAAATCAATGTTTGGAGGATTTAAGCCACAAGTAATGTATGTAAATGCTACTGAAGATAAATCAGCAGCATATAAGTGTACTCAATGTGGAGTCTGTGAGAAAAAATGCCCTCAAGAAATAGCTATTATTGAAGAGTTAAAAAATGTTAGTAAATCTATGGATAAGTGGTATTATCGATTATTAGGAAAAATAGTCAAGTTAATAATATATAGATAA
- a CDS encoding YhgE/Pip domain-containing protein encodes MFKKVLFIFKNDIKTIFTNPVVFIVLVAIIIIPSFYALANIDAFWNPYGNTDNLKIAVVNQDLGCSTANGTFNIGNMLVNELKNNKNFHWEFVNYQEGFDGLNKEEYYGMIIIPPNFSKNIFSIESLNPNTSEITFITNNKMNPVGSRISSTGVTLTQYKINEEITKIIDDIIFSKLYNIGEIAKENEGKFYSLKSFLNNLNAKSGTIGSYLNVGKEEMGDVSKIWSTIYKNLPQLKKDSDILRSDYDKLYNQISSNPQKALNTIHDMEAMDKEIIEILSFADAFLNNLYNLTKDEKLKPIINDLEKDLAIAKELLIILEDIEKNIDDVDHNKGNFHKLKNLIDKLDDSVDNLYKNKETINNKIKTALKEIDYANSNWPIAKKYIEEATNKINSIDYNKLTDLSNANLTSINNYFQSPVKLKEKNLYPNHTYGEEIAPFYICLALWVGCIMTTAMLSTRFRSNSRTLLDKNKYFKNRSINSQININNLQNDYIGIYFGKMGFFLIIGLLQSVVIIVGLLLLGLNVSSEFLFIITTFYIGLCFMIFCYSLVSAFGDLGKALAILLLVFQVPATGGTYAIQLLPKFFQSIYNFLPLTYGIGALKEVIIGVYWSNYFFDISVLLLYPILGIIIALLVKGKLDKTIRYMESKLNDTGLF; translated from the coding sequence ATGTTTAAAAAAGTTTTATTTATATTTAAAAATGATATTAAAACTATATTTACTAATCCTGTAGTTTTTATAGTTTTAGTAGCTATAATAATTATACCTTCTTTTTATGCATTGGCTAATATTGATGCTTTTTGGAATCCTTATGGAAATACCGATAATCTAAAAATAGCTGTTGTAAATCAGGATTTAGGATGTTCTACAGCTAATGGAACTTTTAATATAGGAAATATGCTAGTTAATGAATTAAAAAATAATAAAAACTTTCATTGGGAATTTGTAAATTATCAAGAAGGCTTTGATGGATTAAATAAAGAAGAGTATTATGGAATGATTATAATTCCTCCTAATTTTAGTAAAAATATATTTTCAATTGAAAGTTTAAACCCTAATACTTCAGAGATAACTTTTATAACTAATAATAAGATGAATCCTGTTGGTTCAAGAATAAGTTCTACTGGTGTTACTCTTACTCAATATAAGATTAATGAAGAGATTACCAAGATTATAGATGATATAATATTTAGTAAGTTGTATAATATAGGGGAGATAGCTAAAGAAAATGAAGGGAAGTTTTATTCCCTTAAATCTTTTTTAAATAATTTGAATGCTAAATCTGGAACTATTGGCTCATATTTAAATGTTGGTAAAGAAGAAATGGGCGATGTTAGTAAAATCTGGTCTACTATTTATAAAAATTTACCTCAGCTTAAGAAGGATTCTGATATTTTAAGATCTGATTATGATAAGTTATATAATCAGATTTCTTCTAATCCTCAAAAAGCCTTGAATACTATACATGACATGGAAGCTATGGATAAAGAGATCATTGAAATTTTGAGTTTTGCTGATGCTTTTTTAAATAATTTATATAATCTAACAAAAGATGAAAAATTAAAACCTATTATAAATGATCTTGAAAAGGATTTAGCTATTGCAAAAGAGTTATTGATTATATTAGAAGATATTGAAAAAAATATTGATGATGTTGATCATAATAAAGGTAACTTTCATAAGCTTAAAAATCTTATAGATAAGTTGGATGATTCTGTTGATAATCTTTATAAAAATAAGGAAACAATTAATAATAAGATTAAAACTGCTTTAAAAGAGATTGATTATGCGAATTCAAATTGGCCAATAGCTAAAAAGTATATTGAGGAAGCTACAAATAAAATTAATAGTATAGATTATAATAAGTTAACTGATCTTTCCAATGCAAATTTAACCAGTATTAATAATTATTTCCAAAGCCCTGTTAAGCTTAAAGAAAAAAATTTATATCCTAATCATACTTATGGTGAGGAGATAGCTCCATTTTATATATGTTTAGCATTGTGGGTAGGCTGTATTATGACTACAGCAATGTTAAGTACAAGATTTAGATCAAATTCACGAACTCTATTAGATAAAAATAAATATTTTAAAAATAGGTCTATTAATTCTCAAATTAACATAAATAACCTTCAAAATGATTATATTGGTATTTATTTTGGGAAAATGGGCTTTTTTTTGATAATCGGTTTATTACAATCTGTAGTTATCATAGTAGGGTTGTTACTATTGGGTTTAAATGTAAGTTCTGAGTTTTTATTCATAATTACTACATTTTATATAGGGCTGTGTTTTATGATATTTTGCTATTCTCTTGTATCTGCTTTTGGAGATTTGGGGAAAGCTCTTGCGATTCTTTTACTTGTTTTTCAAGTTCCTGCAACAGGGGGAACATATGCAATACAACTTTTACCAAAATTTTTCCAATCAATATATAATTTTTTACCTTTAACTTATGGTATTGGTGCACTTAAAGAAGTTATTATAGGTGTTTATTGGAGTAATTATTTCTTTGACATTTCTGTCTTATTATTATATCCGATTTTAGGAATTATTATTGCATTATTAGTAAAAGGAAAGTTAGATAAAACTATTAGGTATATGGAAAGCAAGTTAAATGATACTGGATTGTTTTAA
- the albA gene encoding DNA-binding protein Alba: MPEENIVYIGNKPVMNYVLAVVTQMNSGVSEVVLKARGRAISRAVDVAEIVRNRFIPDMDVESIDICTEEIVGNDGVSTNVSTIEIHLKKDN; encoded by the coding sequence ATGCCAGAAGAAAATATTGTATACATTGGAAATAAACCAGTAATGAATTATGTACTAGCAGTAGTAACTCAGATGAACAGTGGCGTATCCGAAGTTGTTCTGAAAGCAAGAGGAAGGGCTATTAGCAGAGCGGTTGATGTGGCTGAAATAGTTAGAAACCGTTTTATACCAGATATGGATGTTGAGAGTATAGATATTTGTACTGAAGAAATTGTTGGAAACGATGGTGTTTCAACCAATGTTTCTACTATAGAGATACATCTTAAAAAAGATAATTAA
- a CDS encoding 2-isopropylmalate synthase: protein MEINDLKIPKSDITLPKKVKIFDTTLRDGEQAPGVALTTDEKIQIAQKLDNLGINTIEYGFPAVSEGERKSAKLINDLGLNANICGLARVLKNDIDALLDCDLSYMHTFIGTSPLHRDFKLKMSKEEIVDKASSAIEYAKDHGITVEFSAEDSTRTEFDYLVDVYKAVEDAGADLINVPDTVGVLVPTTSRKLISNLKNELSLPISVHFHNDFGLAVANSLVAIESGAEQAHVTVNGIGERGGNASLEELVVTLKVAYGLDLDIDTTQLYNLSDFVSRVTGIKMPPNKPIVGENAFAHESGIHVHGVLENAATYEPIAPELVGHTRKIALGKHTGANALKAKLTEYDIKMDEEQFCTVYDQVKGLGDKGKSITDADLKAIAVTVLGKAKEEAVKLIGLSVSSGSGKTVSPTATVKLMINGEEKETSSIGVGPVDAALNAIQILVKGTTNIQLEEYHIEAITGGTDALAEVFVITSDEEDNKATGRATREDVIMASVDAVLNSINKILMIKEAK, encoded by the coding sequence GTGGAAATAAACGATTTAAAAATTCCAAAGAGTGATATTACCCTTCCAAAAAAGGTTAAAATTTTTGATACAACTCTTAGGGATGGAGAACAAGCTCCAGGAGTAGCGCTGACTACTGATGAAAAAATACAAATAGCTCAGAAGTTAGACAATCTTGGAATAAATACTATCGAATATGGATTTCCAGCTGTTTCTGAAGGAGAGCGGAAATCGGCTAAATTAATAAATGATTTGGGTTTGAATGCAAATATTTGTGGTTTAGCTAGAGTATTGAAAAATGATATTGATGCTTTGTTGGATTGTGATTTAAGCTATATGCACACTTTTATTGGAACTTCTCCTCTTCATAGAGATTTTAAACTTAAAATGTCAAAAGAAGAGATTGTAGATAAAGCTTCTTCTGCTATTGAATATGCTAAAGATCATGGTATAACTGTAGAATTTTCTGCTGAAGATTCAACTAGAACAGAATTTGATTATCTTGTCGATGTTTATAAAGCTGTGGAAGATGCAGGTGCAGATTTAATCAATGTTCCAGATACTGTTGGTGTTTTAGTTCCAACTACTTCTAGGAAATTAATTTCTAATCTTAAAAATGAGCTTTCATTACCAATAAGTGTTCATTTTCATAATGATTTTGGTTTAGCTGTTGCTAATTCTCTTGTTGCTATTGAATCTGGAGCAGAACAAGCTCATGTAACTGTAAATGGAATTGGAGAACGAGGAGGTAATGCTTCTTTAGAAGAGCTTGTTGTTACATTAAAAGTTGCTTATGGTCTTGATTTAGATATTGACACTACACAATTATACAACTTGTCTGATTTTGTTTCAAGAGTTACTGGTATAAAAATGCCTCCTAATAAGCCTATTGTTGGTGAAAATGCTTTTGCTCATGAATCTGGTATTCATGTTCATGGTGTTTTGGAAAATGCAGCTACTTATGAACCTATTGCTCCTGAACTTGTTGGTCACACTAGAAAAATAGCTTTAGGTAAACATACTGGTGCAAATGCACTTAAAGCAAAATTAACAGAATATGATATTAAAATGGATGAAGAACAGTTTTGTACTGTTTATGATCAAGTAAAAGGACTTGGTGATAAAGGTAAATCTATAACTGATGCTGATTTGAAAGCTATCGCTGTAACAGTTCTTGGAAAAGCTAAAGAAGAAGCTGTTAAATTGATAGGTTTATCTGTTAGTTCTGGTTCTGGAAAAACGGTTTCACCAACTGCAACTGTTAAGTTAATGATTAACGGTGAAGAAAAAGAAACTTCTTCTATTGGTGTTGGTCCGGTTGATGCAGCATTGAATGCTATTCAAATTCTTGTTAAAGGAACTACTAATATACAGCTTGAAGAATATCATATAGAAGCTATTACTGGTGGAACTGATGCTTTAGCTGAAGTTTTTGTTATTACTTCTGACGAAGAAGATAATAAGGCTACTGGGCGAGCTACTCGTGAAGATGTTATTATGGCTAGTGTCGATGCAGTTTTAAATTCAATTAACAAAATTTTAATGATAAAAGAGGCTAAATAA
- a CDS encoding DUF63 family protein — MSIESSFINFLSIYFFSGYTIFNTIVYGIILVLVLFMIIKIFKNYKINPTDLIIPLIPFIFLGSSVRALVDNGIYPYNWFLITPGIYFIVAGIVVLSLFLGIFIQKKTNFDFKYTLFFIGLILAIINLINIQSINLIAFSQVILSWLVMTVIFIIVGIFWDLFTLSSYDGKINLSIISAHLFDASSTFIAVDYYGYFEQHVLPGSIYNLAGTAITMFPLKIIVICISLYIIDKYVDDEILSGTLKLAIFILGLAPGVRNFLSLAIGTWI, encoded by the coding sequence ATGTCTATTGAATCCTCTTTTATCAATTTTTTATCAATTTATTTTTTTTCAGGATATACTATATTTAACACAATTGTTTATGGGATAATTCTTGTTCTTGTTCTTTTCATGATTATTAAAATTTTTAAAAATTATAAAATCAACCCCACTGATCTTATAATTCCATTAATACCTTTTATTTTTCTGGGGTCTAGTGTAAGAGCTTTAGTTGATAATGGAATATATCCTTACAATTGGTTTTTAATAACTCCAGGAATTTACTTTATTGTAGCTGGTATTGTAGTGCTATCTCTTTTTTTAGGAATATTTATTCAGAAAAAAACTAATTTTGATTTTAAATACACATTATTCTTCATTGGATTAATTTTAGCTATTATTAATTTAATCAATATTCAAAGTATTAATTTAATAGCTTTTAGTCAAGTTATCTTATCTTGGTTAGTGATGACTGTTATTTTTATAATTGTTGGTATATTTTGGGATCTTTTTACTTTAAGTTCTTATGATGGTAAAATAAATCTATCAATCATATCTGCTCATTTGTTTGATGCATCTTCTACTTTCATTGCTGTAGATTATTATGGCTATTTTGAACAACATGTCCTTCCTGGATCAATATATAATCTAGCTGGAACAGCAATTACCATGTTTCCACTAAAAATAATTGTTATATGTATCTCTTTGTATATCATTGATAAATATGTTGATGATGAGATTTTATCTGGAACTTTGAAATTAGCTATTTTTATACTAGGATTAGCTCCAGGAGTTAGAAATTTTTTAAGTTTAGCTATTGGAACTTGGATTTAG
- a CDS encoding PHP domain-containing protein, whose amino-acid sequence MKLDPHIHSCYSGDARSSPKSIINQARKIKLDIIAISDHDTIKGSRIASEISKNFDDILVVPSIEISSSEGHILGFGVDAVIEKGLSPEETVEKIHDEGGIAIIPHPFSSYRSGLFFKNEKTFKSLLGDYKLNNSLVRGVEVLNARYIIGYSNYRSNKVANKYNLAKIGSSDSHFIESVGNCYTEIIDIDNEPTVDDVIDSIKPNNTIARGKRTSNYLIAKEVFNKKIRRIY is encoded by the coding sequence ATGAAATTAGATCCTCATATTCATAGTTGTTATTCTGGAGATGCCAGGTCTAGTCCTAAAAGCATTATAAATCAAGCTAGAAAGATAAAGTTAGATATTATAGCTATAAGTGATCATGATACTATTAAAGGTTCTAGAATAGCTTCTGAAATATCAAAAAATTTTGATGATATTCTTGTTGTGCCTTCTATTGAAATTAGCTCTTCTGAAGGCCATATTCTTGGTTTTGGAGTAGATGCTGTGATTGAAAAGGGTCTTTCTCCTGAGGAAACTGTGGAAAAAATCCATGATGAAGGTGGAATAGCTATTATACCTCATCCATTTTCTTCTTATAGGAGTGGCCTTTTTTTTAAAAATGAAAAAACTTTTAAAAGTTTACTGGGGGATTATAAACTTAATAATAGCTTAGTCAGGGGCGTTGAAGTTTTAAATGCTAGATATATCATTGGATACTCTAATTATAGGTCTAATAAAGTTGCTAATAAATATAATTTAGCTAAGATTGGTTCTAGTGATTCTCATTTTATTGAATCAGTTGGTAATTGTTATACTGAAATTATTGATATTGATAATGAACCTACTGTTGATGATGTTATTGATTCTATTAAACCAAATAATACTATTGCTAGAGGTAAAAGGACTTCTAATTATTTAATTGCTAAGGAAGTATTTAACAAAAAAATAAGGAGAATTTATTAG